A genomic segment from Bombus affinis isolate iyBomAffi1 chromosome 13, iyBomAffi1.2, whole genome shotgun sequence encodes:
- the LOC126923406 gene encoding transcriptional regulator ATRX homolog isoform X1 — translation MSSLFKRDTKNRVYMKERLARVEEVKKSIRSLCDNDSSTPEDVRPFFYKFGNSRDNSIERSSDEDGINRPKQAKRSRRESSEEESEAAHHKQKKGKEHLKNDGHKKIVRNKKVDSNNVRKEKSKTRNSVSSDSDDVIYEKSAEKKTKRHSSLKSKQKDLNLYKEEADSSSSKEFQTSKISLSSLSVMKKAGKDRVISTKSNPESTSQLIKKTRISKEQSLQFKSHVVKIFNQFKAICSEYEIQMEHVKWKYFKKELTYQESAFNVIEKSKNVINNLKLELNAQKEELTNFYEEWSKSHKVQSIAHEDCSLGDNEIAKEREDTEESNKSENSSNAASVVSECDNEEIFSDEGTNNTKINVDKNKTNNTLTKVSEKLIGDNEKSDQIISSILDNKQEDKTYTRDDLKVIDANEKISEEYQISTNEHAMNESVDDIFEDTAEDIDFNDLIEARDECRNKNGLKLKELEKNNDNKDKNSCPTKIENAKSKLVFSDEIVKSTEEKKNDVLDDIDAEEQAKKAMLESDSETPTNDESLNEKFIESFGTNDSFKEKDISQSKKIKCDKKEGKDKTQSNSIHENNSLDKLDELINEEVCAKRALLESNSDDSMSPCDKKENLSKKHYSSDSSENSSSDNDIKLKPLIINTSSKKNKDEDKNLTKDKKALYFRQPPRLPKISYAGSDKKLKMFCKVVVEKLPENALKKYKNALEKSRQYLENKELRSLIDLDRLQNNRKNTFGSTRSSLSRKAKKTKVKEIEDSPLNHLKNENAEEDSDIIENIGEDSDINNDISIAKIQANFQTNRELMLEADAVTKKALLYSSDSDIGERKESTSENSNSEEDKSKTKSKDLPKRSTQKAEKKSSDKENDDKWKKNKWRRNKLLTMKFSSDSDSDVAREKWNKKQKGTEKAEESYVGHSAIKVVKRERRNRRQIIDSDSDLQVINSDTKSNKSAMSEDNMSSDSDSSIGKPKKMHKRKTHKSSGSDSSIIEKRTKPKRRRIKNISSNSDENNDKDLDITNSQGTPGKKGRKNIRKVMKDKQVTSDTKQAAKEEEERLKRIAERQKLYNEMYEARLAGEEKVDKLVLDFDPETKEELVTVHENLVKRLKPHQAEGIKFMWDACFESLERVNSSSGSGCIIAHCMGLGKTLQVIALGHTLLTHEKTGVKTIMIVCPLSTVLNWVNEFTNWLKDIEHDIEIYEMTKLRKNIERKFQLESWQRTGGVLIIGYEMFRNLSGTNNKMRKNIKEAVLQYLINPGPDVVVCDEGHLLKNEDTALSKSMKQIKTLRRIVLTGTPLQNNLIEYHCMVQFVKPNLLGTKKEFLNRFGNPITNGQFDDSTEYDVTLMKKRAYVLHKMLKGCVQRFDYSVLTPFLPPKQEYVIFVSLTEMQINMYQHYLDNFARRIRNANGSLFADFQSLQRIWTHPLVLRMNAEKIEKINEKKFEISDSEGSLKDFIDDSEIETTTSMSTEEDDDIVTIDTNITKNTRTNSKNNRPEAEIIPEEPEKKEEEWWLQFVKLEHFEDMRVSSKLILLFGILKECEQIGDKVLVFSQSLYSLSLIEQFLEKIDNTTQNGENSEYIDGHTGSWSLGLDYFRMDGQTSAENRNAWCRIFNEPSNTRARLFLISTRAGGLGINLTAANRVIIFDASWNPSHDVQSIFRVYRFGQKKPCYVYRFLAAGTMEEKIYNRQVTKLSLSCRVVDEQQIERHYSNQNLNELYTFERNNGEKPTLNLPKDRLLAEIFLKYKNFVENYHEHDSLLENKAEEELNEEERKQAWLEYEEEKKGKPPTMPSYSMAFAHNMMLNQYKIPSPLSIGTDYEKLRILLQKDYPNATPQTQQLMTANVLTNMYNYMEQHSFYNNANSIIDQNPNLTSVPNMPQTSYSVPNRIKNLTNQQKDYRITDIRSGDVDDDVVEVISTTVNNKNKNQEE, via the exons ATGTCTTCTTTATTCAA AAGAGATACTAAAAATAGAGTATATATGAAAGAACGGCTTGCAAGAGTGGAAGAAGTGAAAAAGTCAATAAGGTCATTATGTGACAATGATTCCAGTACTCCTGAAGATGTACGACCTTTCTTTTATAAATTTGGAAATTCAC GTGATAATTCAATTGAAAGGTCATCTGATGAAGATGGCATTAACAGACCAAAACAAGCAAAAAGGTCTAGAAGAGAATCTTCTGAGGAGGAGAGTGAAGCTGCTCATCATAAACAAAAGAAAGGCAAGgaacatttaaaaaatgatgGGCACAAAAAGATTGTGAGAAATAAGAAAGTTGATTCTAATAatgtaagaaaagaaaagagtaaAACCAGAAATTCAGTTTCTAGTGATTCAGATGATGTAATTTATGAGAAATCTGCTGAAAAGAAGACAAAAAGACATTCATCATTAAAGTCAAAACAAAAAGATCTCAACTTATATAAGGAAGAGGCAGACTCTAGTTCTAGCAAAGAATTCCAAACATCAAAAATTTCTCTTAGTAGTTTGAGTGTTATGAAAAAAGCTGGGAAGGATCGAGTAATATCCACTAAGTCAAATCCAGAATCCACATCACAGTTAATAAAAAAGACTAGAATCAGTAAAGAACAAAGCTTACAGTTTAAGTCTCATGTTgtgaaaatttttaatcaatttaaGGCGATTTGTTCAGAGTATGAAATACAGATGGAACAtgtaaaatggaaatattttaaGAAAGAATTAACATACCAAGAATCAGcgtttaatgttatagaaaaatcgaaaaatgtGATCAACAATCTTAAATTGGAACTTAATGCACAAAAAGaagaattaacaaatttttatgaaGAATGGAGTAAAAGTCATAAAGTACAAAGCATAGCTCATGAGGACTGTTCTTTAGGTGATAACGAAATAGCAAAAGAGAGAGAGGATACAGAAGAATCCAATAAATCCGAGAACAGCTCGAATGCAGCAAGCGTAGTTTCTGAATGTGATAATGAAGAAATATTTTCTGATGAAGGAACAAATAATACGAAAATAAACGTTGATAAAAACAAAACAAACAATACATTAACTAAAGTTTCAGAAAAATTAATAGGTGACAATGAAAAGAGTGATCAAATTATCTCTTCCATCTTAGACAACAAACAGGAAGATAAAACTTATACAAGAGATGATTTGAAAGTAATTGATGCAAATGAGAAGATATCTGAAGAATATCAGATATCTACAAATGAACATGCTATGAACGAATCCGTTGATGATATATTTGAAGATACAGCTGAAGATATAGACTTTAATGATTTGATAGAAGCCAGAGATGAATGTAGGAATAAAAATGgtttaaaattaaaagaacttgaaaaaaataatgataataaagatAAAAACTCGTGCCCTACTAAAATTGAAAATGCAAAATCTAAATTAGTTTTTTCTGATGAAATTGTAAAATCAactgaagaaaagaaaaatgacgTTTTAGATGATATTGATGCCGAAGAACAAGCTAAGAAGGCAATGTTAGAATCGGACTCAGAAACACCCACAAATGATGAATCACtgaatgaaaaatttattgaaaGTTTCGGCACAAATGATAGTTTCAAGGAAAAAGACATATCGCAATCAAAAAAGATAAAATGtgataaaaaagaaggaaaagataaGACACAGAGTAATTCTATTCATGAAAATAATTCATTAGACAAACTTGATGAACTCATTAATGAAGAAGTTTGTGCTAAACGTGCACTTCTTGAGTCAAATTCAGATGATTCTATGAGTCCTtgtgataaaaaagaaaatttaagtaAGAAACATTATTCCAGTGACAGTAGTGAAAATTCAAGTTCTGataatgatattaaattaaaaccactaataataaatacttcttcaaagaaaaataaagatgaAGATAAAAATCTTACAAAAGACAAAAAGGCATTGTATTTTAGACAACCACCACGTTTACCTAAAATAAGTTATGCTGGGTcagataaaaaattaaaaatgttttgtaaAGTTGTTGTAGAAAAATTACCAGAAAATGCTCTTAAAAAGTATAAGAATGCGTTAGAAAAATCTCGACAATATTTAGAGAATAAAGAGCTTAGAAG CCTAATTGATTTGGATAGGTTACAAAACAATCGTAAAAATACTTTTGGCTCGACACGAAGTTCTTTGTCTAGAAAAGCAaaaaagactaaagtaaaggaAATTGAAGATTCCCCATTGAATCATTTGAAAAACGAAAATGCAGAGGAAGATTCtgatataattgaaaatataggGGAAGATTCTGATATAAACAATGATATATCAATCGCAAAAATACAAGCTAATTTCCAAACTAATAGGGAATTAATGTTGGAAGCAGATGCAGTTACTAAGAAAGCTCTTTTATATTCTTCCGACTCAGATATTG GTGAACGAAAAGAATCTACTTCTGAAAACAGTAACAGTGAGGAGGACAAAAGTAAAACCAAATCAAAGGATCTTCCAAAACGATCAACTCAAAAAGCTGAAAAAAAGAGTAGTGATAAG GAAAATGATGACaaatggaagaaaaataaatgGAGGCGAAATAAACTATTAACAATGAAGTTCTCCTCTGATTCAGATTCTGATGTTGCAAGAGAAAAATGGAATAAGAAACAAAAAGGGACAGAAAAGGCAGAAGAAAGTTATGT CGGACATTCAGCTATCAAAGTTGTAAAACGCGAAAGAAGAAATCGTAGACAGATTATAGATTCTGATTCAGATCTGCAGGTGATAAATTCTGATACAAAATCAAATAAATCGGCCATGTCAGAAGATAATATGTCTTCAGATAGTGATTCTTCAATAGGAAAGCCAAAAAAGATGCATAAACGTAAGACACATAAATCATCTGGTTCTGACTCTTCGATTATAGAGAAaag AACCAAACCAAAGAGAAGACGCATTAAAAATATATCCAGTAATAGTGATGAAAATAACGATAAAGACCTTGATATTACGAATTCTCAAGGAACACCTGGAAAAAAAGGTcgtaaaaatattcgaaaagtAATGAAAGATAAGCAAGTTACAAGTGATACTAAGCAAGCTGctaaagaagaggaagaaagactTAAACGTATTGCTGAgagacaaaaattg tACAATGAGATGTATGAAGCAAGATTGGCTGGCGAAGAAAAAGTAGATAAGTTGGTATTGGATTTTGATCCTGAAACAAAAGAGGAATTGGTTACTGTCCATGAAAATTTAGTAAAGCGTTTAAAACCCCATCAAGCTGAGGGAATAAAATTCATGTGGGACGCATGCTTTGAATCATTGGAAAGAGTAAATTCTTCTAGCGGATCTGGATGTATAATTGCACATTGTATGGGACTAGGTAAAACTCTTCAAGTAATTGCCTTGGGTCATACACTTTTAACACATGAAAAAACTGGTGTTAAAACAATTATGATCGTTTGTCCCTTGAGCACGGTACTTAATTGGGTAAATGAATTTACGAATTGGTTAAAGGATATAGAACATGACATCGAGATTTACGAAATGACTAA ATTAAGGAAAAATATAGAACGAAAGTTTCAATTGGAAAGCTGGCAAAGAACTGGTGGTGTACTCATTATTGGCTATGAAATGTTTAGGAATCTAAGTGGCACAAATAATAAAATGAGAAAGAATATCAAAGAAGCAGTTTTACAGTACTTAATAAATCCTGGTCCAGACGTCGTAGTTTGCGATGAAGGACATTTACTAAAAAATGAGGATACTGCTCTCAGTAAATCAATGAAACAGATTAAAACATTACGAAGAATTGTACTTACAGGAACACCACTCCAAAATAATTTGATAGAAT ATCACTGTATGGTACAGTTTGTAAAGCCAAATCTTTTAGGAACGAAGAAAGAATTTTTAAACAGATTTGGGAATCCAATAACTAATGGTCAATTTGATGATTCTACTGAATATGATGTTACATTAATGAAAAAACGAGCATACGTTTTACATAAGATGTTAAAGGGCTGTGTACAAAGGTTTGATTATTCTGTACTAACACCGTTTTTACCACCGAAACAGGAATATGTAATTTTTGTCAGTCTAACTGAAATGCAAATTAATATGTATCAACATTATTTGGATAATTTTGCAAG gCGAATACGCAATGCCAATGGATCTCTTTTCGCAGATTTTCAATCATTACAAAGAATATGGACACATCCTTTGGTTTTGCGAATGAATGcagaaaagatagaaaaaataaatgaaaaaaaattcgAAATCAGTGATTCGGAGGGTTCTTTAAAAGACTTTATTGACGATTCCGAAATAGAGACTACGACCAGTATGAGTACTGAAGAAGATGATGATATTGTAACCATTGatacaaatattacaaaaaatacAAGAACTAATTCCAAAAATAATAGACCAG AAGCTGAAATAATTCCTGAAGAAcctgaaaagaaagaagaggaatGGTGGTTACAGTTTGTTAAACTTGAACATTTTGAAGATATGAGAGTTTCTTCCAAATTGATACTTCTTTTTGGAATCCTGAAGGAATGTGAACAAATCGGAGACAAAGT CTTGGTATTTTCACAATCGTTGTATTCATTATCTCTAATCGAGCAGTTTCTTGAAAAAATCGATAACACAACACAAAACGGTGAAAATTCGGAATATATAGATGGACATACTGGAAGTTGGTCATTGGGGTTGGACTACTTTCGGATGGATGGTCAAACATCCGCTGAAAATAGAAACGCATGGTGCAGAATATTTAATGAACCATCAAATACAAGAGCAAGATTATTCCTAATCTCAACCAGAGCAGGTGGACTGGGAATTAATTTAACCGCTGCCAATCGTGTTATTATTTTTGACGCAAGTTGGAATCCTTCTCATGATGTCCAAAGTATATTTCGTGTATACAG ATTTGGTCAAAAGAAACCATGTTACGTTTATCGATTTCTAGCAGCTGGAACGATGGAAGAAAAGATCTACAATAGACAAGTGACAAAACTATCACTTTCTTGTAGAGTCGTCGATGAGCAACAAATAGAACGTCATTATAGCAAtcaaaatttaaatgaattgTACACATTTGAACGAAACAACGGAGAGAAACCGACTCTGAATTTGCCTAAAGATAGATTATTagcagaaatatttttaaaatataaaaattttgtagAGAACTATCACGAACATGATTCTCTTTTGGAAAATAAA GCAGAGGAAGAACTGaatgaggaagaaagaaagcaaGCTTGGTTAGAATATgaagaggaaaagaaaggaaaaccaCCAACAATGCCATCATATTCAATGGCGTTCGCACATAATATGATGTTAAATCAATATAAGATACCGTCACCATTGAGTATTGGCACGGATTATGAAAAACTCCGAATACTTCTTCAAAAGGAT TATCCTAATGCAACACCACAAACCCAACAATTGATGACTGCTAATGTATTAACAAATATGTACAATTACATGGAACAACATTCTTTCTACAATAACGCAAATTCAATAATCGATCAG AATCCAAACTTAACTTCGGTACCCAATATGCCTCAAACATCTTATTCAGTACCGAATAGAATTAAGAATTTGACCAATCAACAGAAAGATTATAGGATTACTGATATTAGATCTGGAGATGTTGATGATGATGTTGTAGAG GTTATATCAACGACagtaaataacaaaaataaaaatcaagaggaatga